Below is a window of Fuerstiella sp. DNA.
CGTTGTACGCTTCCGGATTCCACCAGCTGGTCGGCAACCCAGCTGGCTGCTGTGATCGGGATCGCAAAACCAACTCCGTCGTATCCTCCTGATGCGGTGGAAATTGCCGTATTGATACCGATGACCTGTCCATGAAGATTCACAAGCGGACCGCCACTGTTTCCTGGGTTAATCGCTGCGTCGGTTTGCAGGAATTCCTGTGTGGTTTGAGATCGCTGCAGTCCACGTGATTTAGCACTGATAATGCCCTGAGTCACAGTTCGGTGTAGTCCGAAGGGGCTACCGAATGCGAGAACCCAGTCACCGATTTCCATTCCTGCATCATCGCCGAGTTCCAGAAAGGGCAATTGTTCATCCACTGTGATTCGGACGATTGCCACGTCGGAGTCATCATCGGTACGAATATCGGTAGCGGAGAACTCTCGACCGTCACTGAGTCGAACAACGACTTCTTCTGCATCCCGTACCACGTGACTGTTGGTCATGATCACGCCGTCGGCCGATATAATGAATCCGGAGCCTTTTCCACCAGGTAATCGTCGCCGACGCTCCATGGGGCCCTGTTCCAGAAACTCACGAAATTGCGGACTATCACCGAAAAATCGTCTGAACAGTTCGTCGTCTCCGAATGGATTTCTTCGGTCAATCGTTTCACGGATGAGCTTACCGGTTGTGGCAATGGAGACAACAGCCGGCATGGATCGTTTCGAGACATGTCGAAATGCGTTGGACAGTTCCAGTGCATGGTCTGTTCCTGGAACCTTTTGAAGTCCGGATTGGGCAATCGCATGACCACCAGGTCCCAGCTGAATCCAGGTGACCGCCGACAGGACCAGTGCCGCACACACGGCGGAAAACACAGATGTTCGAGTCGTTCGAGTTGTCATTAGGATCTCCCCATATTGAAAGGTTTTATGTTTATGCATGAATTTCCCACTGAGACTGCGGGGAAAACCGATGGCTGGCCGGTAATACCAGTCAGTTGCCGAATCCACGGGGTTCCGTGTCAATTTTTCCGCGGGGTTCGGGATACTGATGGCTGCAACACTGTGGGACTTCTTCTATTCTTTTCGTAAAATTAAACAGAAACCCGTCAATTCGTGCCGCATTGCGCATCCGCGATGCGCAATTGTTCGAAGTCTGGCTGCTGTTCAGAGCCGTCGAATAGCTACAGCCGTTGGCCAGCGGATTCACAAAGCTATCGAGTACCAGGCCCGAATTTTGCAGAATCAGTCATCGTGTGGCTTAAGGACAGTTGCAGACCCGTTCATTTCCCTTATTTGACCGCAGGAAAAATGTCGACCGATCTCTCCAGTTCTGAACAAGTGATCAGGCAGATGAAACTGTGCGAGGAACG
It encodes the following:
- a CDS encoding Do family serine endopeptidase; protein product: MTTRTTRTSVFSAVCAALVLSAVTWIQLGPGGHAIAQSGLQKVPGTDHALELSNAFRHVSKRSMPAVVSIATTGKLIRETIDRRNPFGDDELFRRFFGDSPQFREFLEQGPMERRRRLPGGKGSGFIISADGVIMTNSHVVRDAEEVVVRLSDGREFSATDIRTDDDSDVAIVRITVDEQLPFLELGDDAGMEIGDWVLAFGSPFGLHRTVTQGIISAKSRGLQRSQTTQEFLQTDAAINPGNSGGPLVNLHGQVIGINTAISTASGGYDGVGFAIPITAASWVADQLVESGSVQRAYLGIRMQQIDATLAEHLNLSVPQGILVTDVIVDSPAEKGGFQIGDVLISVNGKTITNYRYLIGLVERLRAGQTYSVRVLRNNQEIELSITVAVKPNDLAALPLKTETPVESDATARFNEFGLTAQNITAELAEQLGTMAAGVVITSVRPDSGAEKAGLEPGMLISRIGNTSITNVDDLERSAQTVTGSDKVLMLVRTRSGDGDMLSRFVSVPIGSGE